From a region of the Arachis ipaensis cultivar K30076 chromosome B09, Araip1.1, whole genome shotgun sequence genome:
- the LOC107615503 gene encoding glutathione S-transferase zeta class-like — translation MICSLGFKFLKLNPIGFVPVLVDGDLVLADSLAIIMYLDDKYPQHPLLLSDIHKRAINFQLHLLCVILIMSSHPQATHIISSSIQPLQNISFLNYIGEKVGPDKKLPCVQGVLRKGFTALEKLLKDHTGRYATGDEISWYVGILRGQMIPFKGADAIVSCVILE, via the exons ATGATATGCTCTCTTGGATTCA AATTCCTCAAGCTCAACCCCATTGGTTTCGTGCCGGTTCTGGTGGATGGCGATCTTGTGCTTGCTGACTCCTTAGCCATTATTATG TATCTGGATGATAAGTATCCTCAACACCCTTTGCTGCTTAGTGATATTCACAAAAGAGCAATCAATTTCCAGCTACACCTGCTCTGTGTCA TTCTAATCATGTCATCTCATCCACAAGCTACCCACATCATTTCCTCGTCCATACAGCCTCTTCAAAACATAAGCTTTCTG AATTACATCGGGGAAAAAGTCGGCCCTGACAAAAAGCTTCCTTGTGTACAAGGTGTCCTTAGAAAGGGCTTCACAG CACTTGAAAAACTCTTGAAGGACCACACGGGAAGATATGCAACGGGAGATGAAATTTCCTGGTATGTTGGTATTTTAAGGGGGCAGATGATTCCTTTTAAGGGGGCAGATGCTATAGTCTCATGTGTGATATTGGAATAG